In the Enterococcus rotai genome, AGTTATTCAGTTCGAGCTGGATGAATGTGTCATATGTATAAAAAAGGAGGAATCAGAACGTGAAAAAGAAGATGATTAGTGGATTATTTGTAGGCTTATTGATAGGTACAATGGGATTTGTCACAGTTAGTGAAGCCATAGGGCAAGGTGAAGAGGAGCGCATGGATTCTTATGAAATGAAGTCTAGGCACGAAAGACATCGAGAGATCATGAACAATCAACTGACGGATGAGAAGAAACAGGATCAAGTAATGTCAGAAGATGAGTATTACGGTAGAAGACAAAATGGTGACCAAAATCATATGAGGAAAACAAGAGGAAGACATCAGAGTAGAATGAATGGTTCTTGTTGGTAAAAATAGATAAATAAAAAAAATATTCCCCCATCAGAGAGATGGAGGGAACACAAATCAAATTACACACAACCATAAAATAGCATACTTCCTCATAATTCTCAAGAATTTCGATGTTTAGGAAAAAAAGTGAGAATTTTTATGAAGAAGGGATATTCTATAAATAATCTGGTTATTTTCCTAATGAAACAAGGAATATAAATTTACGATAAAAACATTGCTCACATAAAAGGAGCAATGTTTTTTTGCGCTGTCTATAAAACTCGTACAGCAAAGTCCGGAGCATAGGAAGCAACTGTTGCGACTTGGACAACATCGCCAGGAACGGGTGCATGGATATAAGAACCATCGCCTGTTGAAATTCCTACGTGATAGGTCCCACCGTGACTCCCCCAAAAGACTAAGTCGCCAGCTTGAGCTTCTGCAACTGAAATCGTCGTTCCAGCAGATTCTTGATCAACCGTTGTACGACCTAGAGCATGCCCAGCAGCAGCAAAAGCAACTTGAACTAAACCAGAACAGTCGAAGGAATCAGGACCCGCAGCGCCATATACATAAGGTTTACCTAAATGTGTTTTGGCCGAGTTAATGACCATTGAACGAGCATCTGTTTTTTTGACTTGTTCTTCTTTTTGTTTTTTAGCTTGAGTGATTTTTTCTGTTAATTGGGATTCTTGTTTAACTGTTTCAGCCTGTTTTTTTGTAATGTCTTCTGTAGTTGTTTTTAAGAGAGCTTGTTGTTGTTTTAATTCAGTTAATTGTTCTTTTTTCTCAACTATCGGGCTATTTTGGATAGGAACAGGCGAAAAAGTTGTTGTGAGTGTTACGTTCTGATCTTTAGTTGATTTTGTTGTTTCAGAGATGGCTGTAACAGATTCAATTTCTTCTAGCTGTTCAAGACTGATTTGGATTTTTTTCATTTTTTGCTCTAAGTCAGAAAGCTGAATCGTTTGTTCGCTTTTTTTATCTGAAAAATATTGTTTATCCACTTTTAACTGGGATAGTTTTTGTGAAGCTTCTGTAATGATTTTATCTGGAGTAGTTGGCTGTGTAGAGGTTGCAAAAGCTTGATTACCTATTACTAAACTAGCAGCAACGGTCAAGCCGCTTAAAAATAATTTGGTTATGATTATCTGTGTTTTCAAAAAAACGCTCCTCAAGTATTTAAGTTAGTTGATCTATTTATAACAAATGTGTATTCATTTTATTATTTTAAGACCAGTTAATAGTTAAACACAGCTTCTTTATAATGTCTGTAAAAGGTAGGTTAAATATTTGTTTCTTGGGTTACAAAAAAGGATCATTTATTTCAAAGTGATGAATCATTGTAATATAGCTGAGGTTAGATTTATAGACTATCTTTTTTTCTGATTTTGATTTAAACTAGTGAAGAACGGGGGAGCGGTAATGAAAAAAGAATCAGTATTTGAGGTAACACATCAGTCAATTTTAGAAACTGCGAAGGATCTTTTTTTAACGAACGGATACAAAAATACTTCTACTCGTGATATTGCTAAAGCTGCAAATATTACACAGCCAGCATTGTATTATCATTTTTCTAATAAAGAAATTCTATTTATTGAGATTAATAAACAAATTGGTATTCAGTTGAAAAGTGCGATTGAACAGATTCATAAAGAACAAGATACCATTGAAAATCAATTGATTAAATGCACTAATGCTCTGTTAACTGTTTATCATAGAGATATTTTTTCTTTTATCCATCAAAGTGCAGCAGAAATGGAACAAGAAAATAAACAGCAGCTATTTTATATACTAAATGATTACTATCTAATCCCATTACAGACTATTTTTGAATCGAGTCAAGAGCCATTAAACAGCAGTGTGTCTTCAAAAAAAGCAGCTCAATTTTATCTGATGAGTTTGTCATTGTTATTTTCAACGATTCATCAGCTTTCTACAGAAAAAGAGCGGTCAGCGCAAATTTCTGAGTTAATGGATATGGTATTACATGGTGTTTTATCTTGAGGAATTAAATCATTTTTTATCATGTGATAAAAAATGTTGTTTAATTCTTTTTTTCATGGTAAACTTTTTATCAAGTGATAAAAAACTGTTTATTTTTTTAACTGTTTTTTTATCGATTGATAAAAAAGAGGTGGAATCAATGTTTTTAGGTTTAGAAGAAATGAAATATTTTAAGCTTAGGTATACGTTAGTAGTGGGTGTCATTGTGTTAGTTGCTTATGTGGCATTTATGTTGTCCGGTTTAGCCAATGGACTTGCCCAAGGGGTTCGTCAAGGTGTAGATCAGTGGGATGCAACAAGTATTATTTTATCTGGCGACGCGAACAAAAGCTTGAACGCATCAAGTTTAGTAATGGATGATGTAACACACGTAGAGGCTGAAAAGGTAGAACCGCTTGGACAATACGCTGGAGCGTTAAACAAGGTTGGTGAAAACAAAGAAGCCGACAAAATCAATATTTCTCTTTTTGGTGTAGCTGAGAATAGTTCAATCAAACCCAAATTGATTGAAGGACGTTACTTTGAAAATGCTGGAGAAATTATTATTCCACAAAATTTAGTGGATAAAGGAATCAAACTGGGCGATGCTGTGAAAATCGGAAAACTTGATAAAGAGTTGAAGGTTGTTGGGATTACGAAACAAAATAGTTTCAGTATTGTTCCATTAATTTATACATCACTTGATCAATGGCAAGAGCTTAAATTTGGTAAAATCATCGAAGGTGCCAAAGCACCAATCAATGGTATCGTTGTGCGTACAACGCCAACAAATAAGGTCAAACTGGAAACAACCGATGATCATTTGGTAAAATACGGCATTGAAGAATTTATTCAAAAACTACCTGGCTACAGTGAACAGAATCTGACGCTCAATGCGATGATCTATTTCTTATTTGTCATCACGGCTGCGATTATTGGTATCTTTATCTATGTAATGACCTTACAAAAAACGAGTTTGTTTGGTGTTATGAAAGCACAAGGAATTTCAAATGGTTATATCATTAAATCAATTATTGCTCAAACCTTTATTTTAGGAGTGATTGGCGTTTTGATCGGTGTTATCTTGACGTTGTTGACAAATCTTGTCTTACCATCTGCTATGCCGTTTGAATTGGATAGTACAAACCTACTCGTATACAGTATTGTTTTGATTATCGTTGCGGTTTTAGGCGGCGTTTTCTCAATTCGGACAGTGACACATGTCGATCCAATGAAAGCGATAGGAGGCTAAGAAAATGACTGATATTTTAGTAATGGATGATATTCGGAAAACATTTGGAAAAGGCCACGCAAAAGTGGAAGCGTTGAAAGGAATCAATTTAAGTGTTAAGGCTGGAGAATTTGTCAGTATTATTGGACCATCTGGCTCTGGAAAAAGCACATTCTTAACCATTGCAGGCGGACTACAGACACCTACAACAGGTAAGATCATGATTAACGGAAAAGACTTTACTCATCTGAGTGAAAAGAAGCGCTCAAGATTACGTTTTGAAGAAATTGGCTTTATTTTACAGGCATCTAATTTGATTCCATTTTTAACTGTAGGAAATCAATTTACACTAGTCGATAAAATCGAAAAGAAAAAAACAGAAACGCAGCGCATCAATGATTTATTAGCTTCTTTGGATATCGCTGATTTGATCAATAAATTTCCAAGAGATCTTTCTGGAGGGGAACGTCAACGAGTAGCAATTGCTCGAGCTTTGTTTAACGAACCAAGCTTGATTTTAGCAGATGAACCAACTGCCAGCTTGGACACAGAACATGCGTATGAGGTAGTAAAAATTTTAGCAAAAGAAGCACATGAAAAGCAAAAAGCAACGATCATGGTCACACACGATCCGAGAATGATTGAGTGGAGCGATAGTGTTTACCGTATTGAAGATGGTAACTTGATAAAAGAGTAAAAAAATGAAGAAGGGAAATAAACAAAAAAAGTTTATTTCCCTTCTTCTTAATTTTAAGTGTTATAAAATATGATTTTAGGTTATGATAATAGAGGAGAAAAGTAAATAGGTGGAAATACATACAGTTGGCTAAAAAATGAAAATATACAAAAGAAAGTGAGGCAGTACAATGGATAATCGAGTAGAGGTAATGACGTTTTCGCAATTGAAGCAGCTTGTAGCAGAGTTGGATGCAAATAGCGCAATTAAGGATGATACCAAAGTATTTATTGATACTGGGTGGGATAGTGTTCAAGAAGTTGAACCAAATGCTTTTCATGTCGAAGAAATTATGGAATTTAAAGTACAAGATGAGCTGACAAAAGACTTTTATGTTGGGTATACTTTGAGCGAAAAAGCAGAACGAATGCAAGCTCATGGTCAACCTGAGACAGCTGTCATCATCAGAAATTTATATTAACAGTCGGTTGTTTTAATAGGGTTTGTTAAGAAAATTTTTTCCTTTTTAAACAATACACACTATTTCTTTTTTTAATAGGGTTTATGCAGATAAATAC is a window encoding:
- a CDS encoding ABC transporter permease produces the protein MFLGLEEMKYFKLRYTLVVGVIVLVAYVAFMLSGLANGLAQGVRQGVDQWDATSIILSGDANKSLNASSLVMDDVTHVEAEKVEPLGQYAGALNKVGENKEADKINISLFGVAENSSIKPKLIEGRYFENAGEIIIPQNLVDKGIKLGDAVKIGKLDKELKVVGITKQNSFSIVPLIYTSLDQWQELKFGKIIEGAKAPINGIVVRTTPTNKVKLETTDDHLVKYGIEEFIQKLPGYSEQNLTLNAMIYFLFVITAAIIGIFIYVMTLQKTSLFGVMKAQGISNGYIIKSIIAQTFILGVIGVLIGVILTLLTNLVLPSAMPFELDSTNLLVYSIVLIIVAVLGGVFSIRTVTHVDPMKAIGG
- a CDS encoding ABC transporter ATP-binding protein; this encodes MTDILVMDDIRKTFGKGHAKVEALKGINLSVKAGEFVSIIGPSGSGKSTFLTIAGGLQTPTTGKIMINGKDFTHLSEKKRSRLRFEEIGFILQASNLIPFLTVGNQFTLVDKIEKKKTETQRINDLLASLDIADLINKFPRDLSGGERQRVAIARALFNEPSLILADEPTASLDTEHAYEVVKILAKEAHEKQKATIMVTHDPRMIEWSDSVYRIEDGNLIKE
- a CDS encoding TetR/AcrR family transcriptional regulator, encoding MKKESVFEVTHQSILETAKDLFLTNGYKNTSTRDIAKAANITQPALYYHFSNKEILFIEINKQIGIQLKSAIEQIHKEQDTIENQLIKCTNALLTVYHRDIFSFIHQSAAEMEQENKQQLFYILNDYYLIPLQTIFESSQEPLNSSVSSKKAAQFYLMSLSLLFSTIHQLSTEKERSAQISELMDMVLHGVLS
- a CDS encoding C40 family peptidase, yielding MKTQIIITKLFLSGLTVAASLVIGNQAFATSTQPTTPDKIITEASQKLSQLKVDKQYFSDKKSEQTIQLSDLEQKMKKIQISLEQLEEIESVTAISETTKSTKDQNVTLTTTFSPVPIQNSPIVEKKEQLTELKQQQALLKTTTEDITKKQAETVKQESQLTEKITQAKKQKEEQVKKTDARSMVINSAKTHLGKPYVYGAAGPDSFDCSGLVQVAFAAAGHALGRTTVDQESAGTTISVAEAQAGDLVFWGSHGGTYHVGISTGDGSYIHAPVPGDVVQVATVASYAPDFAVRVL